TCGGCGTTTGAAGTTAAAAAAGGACCTATTTTCGCGAATTTAATTTTGGCCGATGAGGTAAACCGGTCGCCTGCCAAGGTACAATCGGCGCTGCTCGAAGCTATGCAGGAAAAGCAGGTAACCATTGGCGATTACACCTATAAGTTGGATTTACCTTTTCTGGTGCTGGCTACGCAAAACCCCGTAGAGCACGAAGGTACTTACCCGCTACCCGAAGCCCAGGTAGACCGTTTTATGATGAAGGTGTATGTAAATTATTTAAAAAAATCGGATGAGCTGGAGGTAATGCGCCGCATGGCCAATATGTCGTTTGCCGGGGTGGTAAATACCATCTTAACCAAAGAAGATATCTTTGCCATCCGCAACGAAATAAACCAGGTGCAGATTTCGGAAGTGCTCGAAAAGTACATTATTGAGTTGGTGTTTGCCACGCGGCGGCCGGCCGAGTACGACCTGAACGAGTTTGCCGATTACATCCAGTTCGGGGTGTCGCCGCGGGCCAGTATTGCTTTGAACCTGGCCGCCAAAGCCGTGGCATTTTTCGACGAACGCGATTACGTGTTACCCGAAGACATTAAAGAAGTAGCCTCCGACGTGCTCAATCACCGCATTATTTTAAATTACGAAGCCGAAGCCGACGATATTAAAACCAAAGATTTTATCGAAGCCATTCTGCGCAAAGTGCCCATCAGTTAGTATTTTAGATATTTAAAAAATTAAAAATGCCGGTATAGTTGTGCGCAGCAGCTTACCGGCTTTTTGCATCAATAGCGCCAGTGTATAGTTTTAGTGAGAATATAAGGTTAACTGCCTATCATAGTAATCCTGTCATAATAATTATAAAGCAGTACCGAGGTCCTCTCGTTATAGGCATTTAACTAAATTTAAAGAACTGCCAAATTCTGCCCCAATAGAGCAAACTTGTTAGTAAGGAGTAAGATTTCGGTTATAAAATTGAAAAATTAGGACTCAACTATTTGCTTATCTAATTGTTTCATCGTAATATTACGATGAAACAATTAGATAAGCTATGGGCGTTACTAAAACCCAAAACTTTACGGAGGCGCAGAATCAGTTAGCCAACTTAGCGAAAGCCTTAGGCCATCCTGCCCGCATTGCTATACTGGAAGTGATATTGAAACGCCAATCCTGCATTTGTACCCATATTGTAGACGAACTGCCCTTGGCCCAAGCTACCGTTTCTCAACACTTAAAAGAACTTAAAGCGGTAGGGCTAATAAAAGGCGAAATAGAAGGAACCAGCGTTTGTTACTGCATTAATGAACCTGTATGGGAGCAATCCCGGGATATGTTACTGAATTTGTTTACGGTTCCACTTTCTGGTCCTAAATGCTGCTAAGTAGTAAGAATATGAACGCCATAGAAACTATCCAATTAGCCAAAACCGTCGATCGGCCAGCAATCATCCAATTGTTGAATTCACTCCAATTACCAACAGTAGATTTACCGCTGGTGCTGGATAGTTTTGTGGTTGCTAAGCAGCAGGAAACCTTGCTAGGGAGTTGTGGGCTGGAGCTATATGGAACCTTAGCTCTTTTGCGATCTTTAGCCGTAGCGCTTCATCATCAAGATCAGGGTTTAGGAGCTGCTCTTTTACAAGCTACTCTGGATTTAGCTAAAACAAGAGGAATAAAAGGAGTGTACTTAATTACGAATACTGCTGCCAACTTTTTTGAAAAAAGAGGATTTGCTCCCGTAGAACGTTCCCGCGTGCCCTTAGCTATTCAACAAACAGCTCAATTTGGTTCTGTGTGCCCTTCATCTGCTACTGTCATGTGCCGATCAATTTTTTAAATTTTTGCTTTGATTCATCGTAATAAAACAATAAACCGATAAATATAAAAATCATGCAAACCGCTGAAGAACTAAAACAAATTGTAAAAGAAAAGTACGGCGAAATAGCGCTGCAAAGTAAGACTCAAAACGAAAGCTCCTGCTGCGGCGCTACCAGTTGCGGGGTTACCGACCTTACTATTATGGCCGAAGATTATTCCCATCTTTCCGGCTACCAAGCCACAGCAGATTTAGGCTTAGGCTGCGGTTTACCCACCGAGTACGCACGCCTGAAAGAAGGAGATACCGTACTCGACTTAGGTTCGGGAGCTGGTAACGACTGTTTTGTGGCTCGCTCCATAGTGGGGGAAACCGGCAAAGTAATCGGCGTAGATATGACCGAAGCCATGATACAAAAAGCCAAAGAGAACGCGCAGAAACTAGGTTTTGCAAACGTGGAATTTCGCTTAGGCGAGATTGAAGATTTGCCTTTAGCCGCTAATCGGGTAGATGTAGTGGTGAGTAATTGCGTGCTGAACCTGGTACCCAGCAAAGCCCAGGCTTTTAAAGAAACATTCCGGGTTTTAAAACCAGGTGGCCATTTTAGTATCTCGGATGTGGTGTTAGAAGGCGAACTGCCCGCTGGTTTACAAAAAGCCGCAGAAATGTACGCTGGCTGTGTATCCGGAGCTATGCAGCAGGGCGACTACCTGGGTATTATTAAAAAAGTAGGTTTCGAAAACGTGCAGGTACAGAAAAAAAGGCTGATTAACCTACCGGATGATTTATTAGGGAATTATCTATCTGCTGCTGAATTAGAAGCTTACAAAGCTAGTGGAACCGGCATATACAGCATTACCGTATATGCCGAAAAGCCTGCTACTGCCTGCTGCGAACCAGGTTGTTGTTAGTTTTAATTTAAAGTGATTTTTTAAATTTTTAAAATTTATAGCTACTTACGTGAAAAACATCCTGGTTCTTTGCACCGGCAATTCGTGCCGCAGCCAATTGGCCGAAGGTTATTTGC
The sequence above is a segment of the Adhaeribacter swui genome. Coding sequences within it:
- a CDS encoding AAA family ATPase, encoding MEFESQVSYQERIQEHQKKIKQVFAEVGKVVVGQQYMVNRLLIGLFTGGHILLEGVPGLAKTLTINTLSRVLHLNFQRIQFTPDLLPSDLIGTMIYNQNSSAFEVKKGPIFANLILADEVNRSPAKVQSALLEAMQEKQVTIGDYTYKLDLPFLVLATQNPVEHEGTYPLPEAQVDRFMMKVYVNYLKKSDELEVMRRMANMSFAGVVNTILTKEDIFAIRNEINQVQISEVLEKYIIELVFATRRPAEYDLNEFADYIQFGVSPRASIALNLAAKAVAFFDERDYVLPEDIKEVASDVLNHRIILNYEAEADDIKTKDFIEAILRKVPIS
- a CDS encoding ArsR/SmtB family transcription factor, producing the protein MGVTKTQNFTEAQNQLANLAKALGHPARIAILEVILKRQSCICTHIVDELPLAQATVSQHLKELKAVGLIKGEIEGTSVCYCINEPVWEQSRDMLLNLFTVPLSGPKCC
- the arsN2 gene encoding arsenic resistance N-acetyltransferase ArsN2, with the protein product MNAIETIQLAKTVDRPAIIQLLNSLQLPTVDLPLVLDSFVVAKQQETLLGSCGLELYGTLALLRSLAVALHHQDQGLGAALLQATLDLAKTRGIKGVYLITNTAANFFEKRGFAPVERSRVPLAIQQTAQFGSVCPSSATVMCRSIF
- a CDS encoding arsenite methyltransferase; translated protein: MQTAEELKQIVKEKYGEIALQSKTQNESSCCGATSCGVTDLTIMAEDYSHLSGYQATADLGLGCGLPTEYARLKEGDTVLDLGSGAGNDCFVARSIVGETGKVIGVDMTEAMIQKAKENAQKLGFANVEFRLGEIEDLPLAANRVDVVVSNCVLNLVPSKAQAFKETFRVLKPGGHFSISDVVLEGELPAGLQKAAEMYAGCVSGAMQQGDYLGIIKKVGFENVQVQKKRLINLPDDLLGNYLSAAELEAYKASGTGIYSITVYAEKPATACCEPGCC